The sequence below is a genomic window from Gouania willdenowi chromosome 12, fGouWil2.1, whole genome shotgun sequence.
tacgtcatttgtgcatttttttgtataattattgttttttgttgcatttgtagtgtgattctggagtcattttgtctctttttttagtgtagttttttgcatttctgtttgagttttgtgtattttttatttaaatatttagttttgtgtattttgagtcattttcatatttttgttgtttggtgtgtgtttggggggagaatccattctaaattcatacgcaccagtccatccacgtgtacctgcctaactttcactaaacttctctattgtcagtagttagatgtagtggcaggtgtgtcgtgagagaagctgcagtaatcaggtgaccttcactatgtaacatgtaaacacttagatctgactcagagcgtaacactacagtcaataccaccctatggacgggtgtcgtgacacagactgtaaccggactaaatggtggtccgttattcactcaacactcacatacctgcacgcatgtcacgtagacggtgatcgatagtgaagcccacctgatcggtgtgtgtgtgtgtgtgtgtgtgtgagagactctacctggactctaatctcctccgttggttctctctcacacacgcaccgcaaaaaaatgtgcagctttcaacacagacctcccttgcttttataggtagatgtatttggtatgaagtagtgttgtttaTTAATTCTTGTTCagcttttgacattttattcaaagtattttaatttggtgtattttgttgtaaaaatctaAGAGTGACTGTTGTCAATGGGTTCTTTCGGAGGCAGCTTTTGTTACAAACCACccctgttagccccgcccctcctgaGCGGGTCTTAACTGCTCAaagagccacgcccataatcaaggaatTTGAATTTCCAGCCGAAACAgacgtcagccaaaacctcagggtttagttttACTTTAATAGTAATATTCATTATGATAGGAAAACATATCAATATGTCGCTATTTTTTGTTACAATATTATTAGTCTACATTACTCCcaaaaacaaattttatttttaaaatgttttaccaTGTCTGTATATGTAGTCAACGGTTAacacagtgattctcaaacttatTCTGTTGAGCTGAATGAAAAACTTGAAATGAAAATGTGAGCTTTATTGAAAGAGGTAAAAATTGtgactattcttcttcaaaactcgTAAAAATTACACGAAAAGGGCAATCATACATTTTACAACagtattaaatatgtttttgcaACATACAATGCCTCCCCCTCGGGGGCGCATCTCccagtttaggaaccactgggttaatagtaataaaaaataataatactcatGTACTGACATGCTGTCCTCCAGTATCACCATTAAGCAAGGAAATCATGCCCAGCTCACTCGCTCACAGTGCATAAATGAGAATACATTTGTAGTAGCCTAAAACACAACATAAGAGAAGTCTATTTACCAATATGTCAATCACCAACCCCCATGCAAACAGCATTGTGGGCTGATGATGCGTTTCAGCCGCTCCTCCTTTACCTCTGCTCTACAACCCATTTTGTATGCCAGACATGATTCCAGTGATCACACAAGCACCTCAATTATCCCTTTAGTTCATTCTTAAACATCCTTCCAACATCTTGTTTTATTGCAATCCACAACTTTGCCTTTGATTTTCAAGCCGAAGTTTCGTCAACACGATCTCACGGAGGATCATGAAACTGTCAGGTTAATTGATCTATTGTCTCATGCGCGCCAACACGAGTCCCTTATTTTTTCTCGTGctgcttggaagaaatttcaaaGTGAAGAATCTCAGTCGGAAGTTATTTCGATCTACCCAAAACTATTTTCAAACGCAAGTGTTCTTTTCAATATGCCGCTGCGCAAAGATGGggtttgattttatttcatttctgaaACATAATTACAACTGaatacacatttttattcacGGTTAGGTTAGGGGAATGTTCAGGTTTGGGTTACGGTTCGGGAAATATCTTCCAATTTAAATACATCAGTCTGGAAGCAAGCAGCAAGAAAAAATTCAGAAGATCGTGTTCGCacgcagaaaaaaaacagatacatttACATGACATTTTCATGATCCCCGTGAAACTGGGCTGGTTTTGTATATAAAATATTGTGTAACTAAGGAACCTCaactttcattcattcaataGTTTTTCCTATCCTCGTATTTTCTCCTTCATTTCCATGAACTCCAACCGGTGGAGGCAGATGGTCTCGGGCTGAGGGGAGTGTGAGTGTGGGTCAATGAGGGAAAGGGGACGGAGGGGGGCATGGTACAGAACAGCTGGCCTTAATACTGTATGAATGCAGCCTTAAATGATTGACATGTGAGCTTCATAATGTCTTCTTTATgacaaacaaacactgttttCTTGTCGTTAGAGTAAACACCATTAACACAATGAGATACTTTCAGACTCTGTGATTGTCTCATTCTGTTTTTCTCCAAACTGTCGTCTGCAAAGGGATCCATGAGCTATGAGCAAGGTGGCCGTtaataaaaaggaagaaagtAATACAAATTATGGCTCCCGAAAGCTTACAAAAGCCTGTTTTAACTCAAATGTGTTCATTTCTGGATTTGGACTTTGTCTGCGTTTTATATAGAAGACAGGTTTAAGTTGACTGGCCTTACGTTTAATCAGAATCTCATGCTTCAGTCCTCAGGGCCAACCCTGCTTGTAGCAGAACCATGAacctttattgtcatatacacTCATActcagtaacacacaaaatggttcTATATTAACTTATCTCTGAGGAGCACTGAGCACTCAGAGAACATTTGGGGATTAAGGTCCTCGCTCAGCGGCCCACAGTGGTAGAAGTCAGGGCGTGATTCCAGTCTGCAGTCCGAAATTAAACAAGAGAATCAGTGTGTGCATGGAACAGTAGGAGAATAAGAAATGAATGTGAAGTCAAGAATACAAATGAAAGCAGCGCCAATAATCTGGTAACCACCAGGTTAACTATATTAAATATCACAGCATGAACAACTACATAGATAACATGATTTAGCCAAGCTGGAGCGAGTCGATGATTTGGAGCTAAATACAGTAAGATTCTGTTCACACAAATGAATTCTTGAGCCTTTTAACCACTCTAAGTGAGAAGTATGCTTTATATGGGCCAGTGTGAACACACAAACGAAGTCTAAAGCGGATCAGGAAGACAAGCCAAATCAAGGTGATAGAATTATCATCTGTTTTACGCCAATATGGCCCGAGTCTGGGACTATCTTGTTGGGAAAGCATCCTTAGGGAAGAAAGGTTCAAGCAGGTCACGAAACTCACCATCACACATCTGCCCGAGGACGAGACAACTGAAGATGCCCCCCATGACGAGCGACATGGAAAACATAACTTCAACTTcagaaaagacagaaaagatTTCCTGGCATTAGCAAATGtgaacataaacaaacatttataagAATATAAATGCAATAGACCCAAAACAATACCTCAGCTATGGCAGAGATATGGTCAAATGGTGAAAGTTGGACAAAATCTCGTGccacaatatattgcaatattattgATGTCACAACATCGATCATTGATGGTATGAGTGGTTTGTCAAGGACAAGGACCAAAGATCCCAATAGCTGCTGAGAATGCCAGTCTGTTTTTTGCGTTTTAATTGTAGAGTGTCACTTTTTGCACttcaaaaagtaactaaactaTCAAACCATTTCTActgaaattaaatgtatttagttatgaagtagtgttgttaaTTGATTCAGTATTCAAGTATTTCTCTTTCGCCtattttgttgaaaaatgtaagagtgactgccctctatgggttgaaaccaggctattacaagTGCATGTTGCTAGTGGCTGAGAATGGTCATTTGTGaagttttggtggcttcttacattacAAACCActactgttggccccgccccctcctataAAATCCAGCCCCTGGtgagtaaatggtaaatggtaaatggacttgattttatatagcgctttatcaccacactgaaacagtctcaaagcgctttacatatcagctcattcacccaatcactctcacattcacacaccagtgggacaggactgccatgcaaggcgctagtcgaccactgggagcaacttagggttcagtgtcttgcccaaggacacttggCAGAGTAGGTTGTATTGAGAGTATTATGAATAGTATAATGAGAATTgtgtaggtagttagcatagcaatctttggagattttatagtatagactgggcgtgtctaactgctccaggagccccgcccatagtcattgcattctttttttttaatttccagacTAGACGcacatcagccaaaacctcagggtttagttacacttcaAACTGAATATATGTTAAAGATGGACAGAACAACATGAGGTAATTGGAAATAAGGGAAATGAATGCTATTTAGTGTAATTTAAGAGGAAAATAAAGTCCACTGGTGTCCACCGACTGTATATCTTACTAAAAAAGTggttaaatgattttatttatttttagaaaatcgGCTTATTGAATCATAACTTTTggtgtatattgttttttttttttgttttttttactaaggACACTCAACATTCATtaattcagaggttttttttatcCTGTTCTATTGTCTCCTTCATTTCCATTAACACCACCCGTTGGAGGCAGATGGTCTCCccctctgagcctggttctgcGGGAGGTTTGCACCCAAATAAtaaagagttttccctcaacaTCATCACATAcgcttgttaaaaaaaaaaatcaatacaaactaaagtgtcatttatttttcttttttttttttttaccagtgaaGTATCTCAAGATAaacttttgtttaccaaaacaGGCATTTAGTAACCAGGGTGTGATGACTGAAATTAAGGCAGGGTGTGTTTATCTGTTCTATGTTTGGCCAAATGTGTTTTACTGGACTTCAATTTGAATTTCACTGTTTTAAGGAGATCAATTCATTGATTGAGCTCACTGGGATTTGGTTGTATGTTTAATATATGATCTTCTTTTCACTGTACCACAGACAATAGATAAGCCTGACCTTTGATTCACTTTTCTATTTACAGGAATGTCATCAGAGCTTTCATTGAGTCGTTAATGTGAAGCTGCTTTGTTGCTCAGCCTCTGGTTCATGCTCCCATTTGCGGACACAGATCTCCTTCCTctcagcttgtgtgtgtgtgtttctctctctctctctctctctgtgtgttgtgtgtgtgtgtgtgtgtgtgtgtgtgtgtgtgtgtgtgtgtgtgtgtgtgtgtgtgtgtgtgtgtgtgtgtgtgtgtgtgtgtgtgtcagaggagCATTTTAAAGAGTAACCACTCATCACACAGGGCAGAAAACTAGAGCTGCACTGGCCTCTACAGGTTCCTCACAGGTTATTGCACTCACACGGCATCTGATTGAACTGGAAATGAATCCCCAGAGACCAGCACTCATTGCATGGATTTGTAGCTGATGTAACTGGTTACATTCTCTCAAATCTTGGTTCATCCAATGCATTCTATTCATCTGCTTTAAATTACAAAGGATATTTTCAGTGTGAGCCTTCTCGAAGGACAAATGATTTCTCACTTTGTCCATGGCTGGAGAAAGGCTAATATGCTGAAAGCCGTGGTGTTTCACATAGGAAGGAATGGTATATAACTGGAAAATGTTCAACTTTTCAACAAGGTAAGTAATGAAAAAGTTAAAACCTCTCTTTagttttaacaggaagaaaactCCAGCAGGAGCAGAATCTTGGACGGTGACCATCTGCCTCCACTGGTTAGAGATGGTGGGAAGGAAGGAGAGTCCAGAACAGGATGGGGAAACAGGGTTTTCCCCAACTGCGAGAAGAGGAACCTCAGGGCATGAAGCAATGCTataaaagggacaaaaaaaaagacccagagagagaagagataaataaaataaatgcttgGTACACCAACGAAGCCCAAATGCACCCTAAACTCATGGCAGCATAACTTTAAATATAGTTCCTCTTCAAGAACATTTCATGCACAAAACAAGTCAAATCATCAATATTTTTACATCTGCAGGCTCTGACAGGCACGGTCATCTAACCAGGCACTGAGTTTGAAATGGAAGCTGGATTTTAATGCTGCTCAGGGAGAACTGAGAGCCACTATTAGCGTCTCTGTATCAGTTCCACATTAGAGATGGAGCTGAcgcggttagtgtttttttttgctattctAGTCattaaatgctaaaaaaaaaaaaaaaatagagaaaagttTGGGCTGGCTTGATTTATTTCTAGAACCCAAGGGCAGGCTTTTATGTAAAATTCATTCTAACGAAACATCAAATGTCTTTAGAGTTCTGCCTGGTAAAATGACACTAATGCAACAATTAGGTTAATTAGAAAGAACCACAAtctttttctctcttgtttTCTTTTAGCGATCGGCAAAGTCTGCAGATGTCTAATGCTGCCATGATGAAATAGTAAAAGAAATGCTCGCATGTGAGGAAATCTTTCTGTCTTATTTGAACAAAGCTGCTTTAACACAAGTCGCTGTAGGCCAGTGTTAACTCACGCacgcaaaacaaacacactatCTCAACAACATACCCACATGAACTTTCATTGTGTGTAATCCTACAATTAGCTTGCTCctttaaaaatgtgacaaattcTCACAATAAACTGAAAATTCTGTATCAGACACAAGAAATGATCAGATACGTAAGATGTAAACATAATAGTTTAAACAAGAGCAAACCTCCAACAAGCACCAAATCtcttcttttccagatattggcagttatctggatcggTGATTTTGATCATGGTACCTTGGTTATTCAcacttaagattttttttttaaatatataattattaataaccatacagtaggtccaaatgtatgggcaccactgttttttccaaaaattgcaatgaaatgcacaatccagattcgatctggatgaaacttggtggagtAGTTAAGGAACCAACCTAACATAACAGAGTTAAATGCCATAAAGATAGGTTATTTGCAAACCGACATTTTGTCAATGATGAGAGATTGAGATTTTgcaatttttgaaactgatgcAAATTCCGCATATTGATCAATATGCCTTCCAAAATTAGATTGAaccttccatggtgtaaggtctatcttctGTTAAAATCTTATCATAAGTacttacaatttcatttagcagatgtttttatccaaaacaaagtacaacacgagcagttagggttaagggacttgctcaacatcccaaaatacaatattttgaaCAAGAGCAAACCTCCAACatcatcatggtaccatgaccactcctttaaaggcttggaatatatatctttttaatcattattaataaccatattgtaggtccaaatgtattgcCACCCCTGGAATGCGCAATCCAGATCTGGATGTAATTAAGGAACCAACAAaccaaatttcataaagatggGTTATTTACGCACCGAAatataaaagtttgaaatttttGCTAATGATGAGAGTTGggagtttttgattttttgaactgatccaaaatcagtatattgatccggatcttCTCTGAAATTCAATGGAAGCTTCCATGgcctaaggtctatctttggttaaaatattgttttctttctcattttttgtatcTCCAATGGGCCAAATTGGACACTCTTAAGCCtgggatttggcccccgggctttGAGTTTTCTAGACATTCAAACAGTGATTACAATTGATTACAATTTTATTGAGCAGATGCTTTTATCCTAAGGCACGTATAAcgaacttgctcaacatcccacagtgatggactaCGTTTGATTTGAACCAGTGATCCTCCATTTACAAGGATTATTACTGGTagctccttggtggaggtaaaaaCTACAGGAAGGTAAAATGAGATTAGATATAGTGAGATCATGTGAAGTTTTATGAGATAAGCATATGCGGGGGAGAATTTCCCCAagtgatcaaaagttttcattacagctTTCCCAAATCCAttcgaaaaaataaaattcctaatataatgtacatactatataaatatttaagtgTCATagaacacagtgactgtacaaaatatatatgaattcatttgttgttcttttgaaaaACACAAGTTGTTTTTTGGCATTCAAGTCATGTGACCGttgtcttcttctgttgcgcaattcttcttcacaaagTAAATGATGACGCAACACTGCGGCCaacagttcatgtatggtactgcaggaaaaatgaagcagaaagccaATAATACCCAACTGCAGGAGCAGGTACAATACAAGTGACAACAAACCAAGCCCACCCAACCAATTTTTCAATGTGAACAATGCACTGAGCCGTTAAAAAAAACGCCCACATGTGCGACAAAACGCCCACATGTGCGACGGTGAaacaatttttcaatttttcctcGAATTTAGCCAGGAAGTAGAGGTGGTAGCGGTTATGGTGAGTGGAAAGGTTCATGTCCAGTTATTGGATCAGGGGGATCGATAGGGCGTATTTTGTAGGGGGCGTGGTTTGTAGCGGCTGCAGCTTGACGCTTCACCAGAAAGCGGCTGCCGgcttgattttatcatgaattgaCAACATTAAAAGATGCGTCAATGCAAATTCAGTTTTTGTaatcaacatttttaattatgttacaaatgatttttgcattattgtaagttacacacattgtggttggaacAAATCTGGAGACGATcaaaatatttaattgtattttttcttttgcttcagGTGCCTGATATgggtaaaacattttaattatatAAGTGCTTTggtcactttatttatttattcattttttgcttCGGTCACTttataaatgattaattaaatatatatatatatcaacctaaaatgtattaaatgataaatgttataattgtaattgtgtcaCATGTGTTGTTCTATGAGCTCGGCTCTGCTCACTAACAGGTTTTTGGAGGAGCTTGAAATGAGGACATTCCTGTTCCACAGCCTGGTTGGAATTTGAATCGCTCAGAGGAACCGCCTCACGCTGATTGGTCAACCGGCTCATAATTCCACAGCTCGCGCCTGTCACTCAGGGGCTCGCAGGCACCTGATTGGCTGTGATCTTTGAGGGCGGGCTCTGTGTTCTGGGTATAAACTCAGCGTGTGTGTCAGGACGCTTCCCAATGACTGCTGGCTTCCAAAGGAAGTACGGACTGTTGTATCCAATGTGGCTCCTCAGAGCGGACTCGGAGCGCTCTCCTGGAAAGCTGAGATAGCTGAGAGTCCGAGAAGGAGGACCACCACCATGATCAACACTATGGAGTGCGCCGTGGACGCGCAAAGCCTCATCTCCATCTCCCTAATGAAGATCCACAATTCCAGGACGCAGAGAGGCGGGATCAAGCTGCACAAGAACCTGCTGGTGTCCTACGTGCTGAGGAACGCCAGGCAGGTCTACATCAAGGAGAAGTACGCGGAGATCTACAGGATGCAGCAGTACGAGGAGGTGATGACTGTGTGCAACGAGATCCAGGAGCTGAACCCGCTGGACGTGGAGGCGGAGGACCGGGAGGAAGAGCAGCTTGAGCGGGCAGCGTGCTGCGGGGAAGCCGCTGCGATCCACCGGGAGGACTGCGTCAAAGAGCCGGAGCCCGGCTTCTACCGGAGCTGCTGCATGGAGCCGGCTCCTCACTACGAACACTTCACCCTCACCAAcacgaacaacaacaacacgcaCTGCAACAAAACCACCGTGCTGGACCTGGACACGCATGTGGTGACCACGGTGGAGAACGGCTACCTCCACCAGGACTGCTGCTGCGACCCGCAGACCCCGCAGAGGAAACGGAAGGGGGACTTCGGCTGTGGCGCCTCCGACCCGGAGGATGTCCCGGATTTTAGCACCGCACGGAAACGAGCCAGACGCGAGGACTGCGCCCTGCCCAGCCTGGAATACACGGACACATCCAACATCTCCAACCTCATCTCCATCTTCGGCTCCGGCTTCTCGGGACTGCTGAGCAGACAGGCGGACCTGGAGCAGATCTGTAGCAAACCGGCTCTGGCCAGCCTGGGGGCATGGACCCGGGCCATCGTGGCTTTCTGACTCCTTTACTAAAAGAGGGAAACCTGGCTCAGGCTGtcagcgcgcacacacgcacgcacgcttTGGTGTCACACGCCTGGTTTTCAAAAAGTTTCCAGATGTCCAACCAAATGAATGAAGCCTCGGTGAGAGTTGGTATCAGAACACGGTGATGGTCCTGAATCTCACATCTCCATCCACGCACACTGGTTCTCAACCAACATCCATCCCCTCATGAACAGGTCGCGacccaattaaaaaaataaatgttcaataaatacataaataatgtaTTGAATCAGAATAACATAGAATACTGACGATGAGCAGCAATGGAacattttaacaatttaataaaaatgtttttttaaagataaaaccAAAAAGTCAATTTTGGATTTTGATCTAAAAGtggaaacattttaacaaacaaaaaaactccaatAATTTTTCTCCAAAGTTGTAATTAACAAGTATAATTACCTGGTAATTAGTTCTACTTTACTAAAAGTAGTGAAGTGTACCAGACTGTTAAAAGTGTGAATACACAACACTCTgcctgaatacatttatttccaaaataaaagcgcaAGATCTGTGATCCATTGACATCACGGTCTGCGACCCATTTTTGGACCCCAACCCACTGGTTGAGAGCCTCTGTGTAATGGCACACACGTTGCTATGGGCATGTGTTTAGCATGTGTTACCACTGACcaccccctcacacacacacacacatgcagtgtCAGGTATGGTAAAGCAGCATTTGTTGTGTGTATTGTTATCTGTTTGGCTCTACTTGTTGGGATGAtgctgaaggaaaaaaaacacaatagactacatcacagacacacacacacacacacacacctgaacaTGTTCCACCTGAGCCAGGTGGCCCCACCTCCTCCTGCCAGGTGTTTAAGTTAAATCTATTTTTACAGAAAATcaaaagttatttattaaaaaaaaaaagaaaaaaaagaggagttCAGTGGGGGCAGGTGGAGACGGTGCCATATGGGACGTGCAGACCTTTCTGATCAcaaagtgggggggggggaaaaacCCCTTGGTGACTTAGATCTGATGAGTTCAGTGGACCTTTGTTGCCTTAAATCCAATGCACACTACTTGTGATCAATTGAAAGCACATTGTAAGTAAGTGACTGAATGTCTTGAGGGTGGGGGGGTGACCCCTCCCTCGCCCTCACACGGATCTTGCACAGAGAACAGTTTGTTGTCATGTGAAACGCCACGTTCTTCACTCCCAATGACATTTGAGGTGCACAGACCAACCCGCTTAGATGACCTGATGGAGTCCGAACaccttggtgtgtgtgtgtgtgtgtgtgtgtgcacgcctCATCACTGCAGCACCATGCCTCCATCATGGCTTCATCTATGCAGGGTTTTACGTCTGTTTTCCTCAGTCATTGCTCATTGCTTTCAGAGCCTTTCACAGCGTCATAACGTCAGCTCGGTTTTGTGAgtttcactttgtaaaaaaaaaaaaaaaagaatctttagtccttttgttttaaaaaggcaaAATCCATGATTCAGCCATAAGCCCCCGGAGTCCATGCATTAGCTTTATATGAGCACTATGTGTACCAAAATAAAGAGAGTACTCAGCCATTCTcgacatattttgttgttattcttgtatttttgtgcttAATGAATTGTATATCACCGGGTAAAACTGTTCAAGaaaatatttgttaaaaattgataatcttaataaaaaaatataaatctgaaTATGTTGTGTGGTATTTGAATACAGTGTGATTTAATGCTTGTATATGAAGTTATAACAACCTGATCGAACAGCAACAACGATCCTAATCGAAGTATTActcaaacttttatcacagcaagttCCATCATTAAAAGTGCTTTCAGGGTTTTCTCATGTTGACATCCACATGATGAAATATCTCAGTCAAAATTGGTTATTTGGCAATTCTgtcaataaaagacacacatACAGTCATTCAGACTTTTATTATCTTCTGTGTTTATGCAGGACTCTAGGATCAACACACAGAGACGTACAACTATTCGCTACTATCCACACTTTCATTCACatcaatttagagactcctgtCAATGTAACACACATCTTTTTGGACTGTGGGAGaaatcagacataggcaacaggCAGCGCAGGGGGGCACGTGTGACCCTCAGACTAAGAACACGATCACtccagaaatacataaaacaacaacaaaaatacacaaaaaatgactctaaaaaacatataaaaacacataatgcgcaaaacaactttaaaaaagatacacatttacatgaaaatatacacaaggacaaaaaaaaggaaaattgtataaaaataacaacaaaaatacacaaatttaaccAAGAGTTGCAAAAAGATGActgaaaatgcagaaaaataaaaggaaaacaaaatatacaaactgactccaaaaacttaAAGGATTATTCTAAAACTGTGCAAAGGCAACAcatagaaaatgaaaacaaaaatacaaaacaacaaaaaaaaatacacaaaatgactccaaaaaacagacaaaattacagaaaaatatacaaaaagacaaaaaaataactagaaCATACTTAACCAAAACgtgtacaaaatgactaaaattgcagaaaaataaaaggataacaaaaacacataaaactaaaattcacaaactgacaaaaaaacgTAAAGGAAGATTATAAAACTATGCAAAAGtaacaaagaaatacagaacATGACGTTAAAAACcctgaacaacaacaaaaatacacaaaaggactctaaaaatcagacaaaatgacagaaaaatactcaaaatcataacaaaaatatgcaaaatggctgcaaaaacatacataattgcagaaaaatatacaaaaggacaacaaaaatacataaaataacagaatatatatataatgccaacagaaatacaaattaaactaaaagtTGTCCAAGACGACTAAAAATGCTGAAAATTTaaaggataacaaaaacacataaaacaaaaatacacaaattaacacaaacacaaaacaacaacaaaaatgcacaaaatgactttgaaaagcattcaaaattacaggaaagtagtcaaaataatcacaaaactacataaaatgactcctaaaacatacataattacaaaacaatacacaaaaaaaaatacaaaaaaatgcacaaaaataaaataacaaaacacaaaacaaaaacaaacaaactgactccaaaactCAAAGGGTGACTTTAAAATTAACTTTGAAAACAATACAGAAttatagaaaatgacagcaaaacacacaaactgacaaaaatacacaaaatgagagaaaaagaaaccaaactatttgttctttcctgtattaatacacaatcggtcattattctaatgctgccattaatgttgataatgcatgtggccctcggattagatacaatcacatttttgtggccccgctgtgataacagttgcctTTCTCTGTATTATCTACTGcacaataattcaaaaaataaatagtgtaATTAAACAACAGCTGTGAAACATGATGTTCATGGAGATAACCAAGGTCGCCGTGTGTGG
It includes:
- the ier5l gene encoding immediate early response gene 5-like protein, giving the protein MINTMECAVDAQSLISISLMKIHNSRTQRGGIKLHKNLLVSYVLRNARQVYIKEKYAEIYRMQQYEEVMTVCNEIQELNPLDVEAEDREEEQLERAACCGEAAAIHREDCVKEPEPGFYRSCCMEPAPHYEHFTLTNTNNNNTHCNKTTVLDLDTHVVTTVENGYLHQDCCCDPQTPQRKRKGDFGCGASDPEDVPDFSTARKRARREDCALPSLEYTDTSNISNLISIFGSGFSGLLSRQADLEQICSKPALASLGAWTRAIVAF